A genomic region of Halomonas aestuarii contains the following coding sequences:
- the yaaA gene encoding peroxide stress protein YaaA, with the protein MLSVISPAKTLDFETPATTSRHTQPDHLDRSRELIEILRDYSPQRLSELMGISDKLAGLNAARFAEWHTPFTPENAKPAAQAFQGDVYVGLEADTFDDDDNAFAQEHLRILSGLYGLLRPLDLIQPYRLEMGTRLENPAGKDLYAFWKATLTAELDRAVAASGSPVLVNLASNEYFKAIDTKRLSSRVITPVFKDEKNGKLKIISFYAKKARGLMAAWMIRQRLDDPEGLKEFDVAGYAFNAALSEGDTLVFTRAEGAA; encoded by the coding sequence ATGCTGAGCGTGATCTCGCCCGCCAAGACGCTGGACTTCGAGACCCCCGCCACCACGAGCCGGCACACGCAGCCGGATCACCTCGACCGCAGCCGGGAGCTGATCGAGATCCTCCGGGACTACTCGCCCCAGCGGCTCAGCGAGCTGATGGGGATCAGCGACAAGCTCGCGGGGCTCAATGCCGCCCGCTTCGCCGAGTGGCACACCCCCTTCACTCCGGAGAACGCCAAGCCCGCCGCCCAAGCCTTCCAGGGCGACGTCTACGTGGGGCTCGAGGCCGATACCTTCGACGACGACGACAACGCCTTCGCCCAGGAGCACCTGCGCATCCTCTCCGGCCTCTATGGCCTGCTGCGCCCCCTGGACCTGATCCAGCCCTACCGGCTGGAGATGGGCACCCGGCTAGAGAACCCGGCGGGGAAGGACCTCTATGCCTTCTGGAAGGCGACGCTGACCGCCGAGCTCGATCGCGCCGTGGCCGCCAGCGGTAGCCCGGTGCTGGTCAACCTGGCCTCCAACGAGTACTTCAAGGCGATCGACACGAAGCGGCTCTCGTCACGGGTGATCACCCCGGTGTTCAAGGACGAGAAGAACGGCAAGCTGAAGATCATCAGCTTCTATGCCAAGAAGGCGCGGGGCCTGATGGCGGCCTGGATGATCCGCCAGCGCCTGGACGACCCCGAGGGCCTGAAGGAGTTCGACGTCGCCGGCTACGCCTTCAACGCCGCGCTCTCCGAGGGCGACACCCTGGTGTTCACCCGCGCCGAGGGCGCCGCCTGA
- a CDS encoding NADP(H)-dependent aldo-keto reductase: protein MQTRPLGETGIDVSRLCLGTMTFGEQNSEAEAHAQLDRAVAFGINFIDTAEMYPVPPKAETQGRTEACIGSWLKRRGSRDDVVIATKATGPGLDHIRGGPRLTRDHLHQAIDASLARLQTDHVDLYQLHWPDRKANYFGRLGYEHDEEEDATPLEETLAALKELVDAGKVRAIGLSNDTPWGVMRALHLAETLGLPRVASIQNPYSLLNRTFEVGLAEISHRERVGLLAYSPLAFGTLSGKYLDGARPAGARLTLFERFQRYTTPLAEEATAAYVRIARDHGLDPAQMALAYVNSRPFLTSNIIGATTMEQLESNLASESLKLDREVMEAIEAVHQRIPNPAP from the coding sequence ATGCAGACGCGACCCCTCGGCGAGACCGGCATCGACGTCAGCCGGCTCTGCCTCGGCACCATGACCTTCGGCGAGCAGAACAGCGAGGCCGAGGCCCACGCGCAGCTCGACCGCGCCGTGGCCTTCGGCATCAACTTCATCGACACCGCCGAGATGTACCCGGTGCCCCCGAAGGCCGAGACCCAGGGGCGCACCGAGGCCTGCATCGGCAGCTGGCTGAAGCGGCGCGGCAGCCGCGATGACGTGGTCATCGCCACCAAGGCCACCGGGCCCGGGCTCGACCACATCCGGGGCGGCCCGCGCCTGACCCGCGACCACCTTCACCAGGCCATCGACGCGAGCCTCGCGCGCCTGCAGACCGACCATGTGGACCTCTACCAGCTGCACTGGCCGGACCGGAAGGCCAACTACTTCGGCCGGCTCGGCTACGAGCACGACGAGGAGGAGGACGCCACCCCCCTGGAGGAGACCCTCGCGGCCCTCAAGGAGCTGGTGGACGCCGGCAAGGTGCGGGCCATCGGCCTGTCAAACGACACCCCCTGGGGGGTGATGCGCGCCCTGCACCTGGCCGAGACCCTGGGCCTGCCGAGAGTCGCGAGCATCCAGAACCCCTACAGCCTGCTCAACCGCACCTTCGAGGTGGGCCTCGCCGAGATCAGCCATCGCGAGCGGGTGGGCCTGCTGGCCTACTCGCCGCTGGCCTTCGGCACCCTCTCCGGCAAGTACCTCGACGGCGCCCGGCCGGCCGGTGCCCGCCTGACGCTGTTCGAGCGCTTCCAGCGCTACACCACGCCGCTGGCCGAGGAGGCGACCGCCGCCTATGTCCGGATCGCCCGCGACCATGGCCTGGACCCTGCCCAGATGGCGCTGGCCTACGTCAACTCGAGGCCCTTCCTGACCAGCAACATCATCGGCGCCACCACCATGGAGCAGCTGGAAAGCAACCTGGCCAGCGAGTCCCTGAAGCTCGACCGGGAGGTGATGGAGGCCATCGAGGCGGTCCACCAGCGCATTCCCAACCCCGCGCCCTGA
- a CDS encoding tetratricopeptide repeat protein translates to MPEASSLFTRLEYRLAQQLFHTRWLPRSPRTQRLTMHLFQRCADAGHRAALSQYGHMLFHRGVSPQDKARGARYVLEAAQAGDAKAQYQAGQIHEHGCAQYPRRDDHAVTWYARAGEAGHPLAASRLARAYRLGELSLPLDVEKAGHWQALADRLAGFAGSLDSDASGAASLDRAEGETRH, encoded by the coding sequence ATGCCAGAGGCATCCTCACTGTTCACCCGGCTCGAGTACCGGCTTGCGCAGCAGCTGTTCCACACTCGCTGGCTGCCCCGCTCGCCGCGTACCCAGCGCCTGACCATGCATCTCTTCCAGCGCTGTGCCGATGCCGGGCACCGGGCGGCGCTGTCGCAGTATGGTCACATGCTCTTCCACCGTGGCGTCAGTCCCCAGGACAAGGCCCGCGGGGCCCGCTATGTGCTCGAGGCCGCCCAGGCCGGGGATGCCAAGGCCCAGTACCAGGCCGGGCAGATCCATGAGCACGGCTGTGCCCAGTATCCTCGCCGGGACGACCACGCCGTGACCTGGTACGCGCGGGCCGGCGAGGCGGGCCATCCCCTGGCGGCCTCCCGCCTGGCCCGGGCCTATCGCCTCGGCGAGCTGAGCCTGCCGTTGGATGTCGAGAAGGCCGGTCACTGGCAGGCCCTTGCCGACCGCCTGGCCGGTTTCGCCGGGTCGCTGGATTCCGATGCGTCGGGCGCCGCTTCACTGGACAGGGCCGAAGGCGAGACGCGACACTAG
- a CDS encoding NAD(P)H-quinone oxidoreductase gives MQAIENDGERLRWTTQAAPDGPGDRQVRLRVAWAGVNRADLMQRAGHYPPPPGASGILGLEVSGIVTEAGPGVEGLGVGDRVCALLEGGGYAEEVVVDERQVLPLPEGIGLREAAALPEVFATAWLNLFMEGGLAAGERVLLHAGASGVGTAAIQLCRAFGHPCFVTAGSQAKLEACRSLGAEAGWNRHDGSFVEAVKTWGGADVILDPVGASYLADNQRVLNADGRLLLIGLMGGRKAELDLGRMLMKRQRLIGSTLRARPPEAKGAILAALREHVWPRLASGQLRPLVDRSWPVDQAEAAQAHVQDDANIGKVLLSVSGET, from the coding sequence ATGCAAGCCATCGAGAACGACGGGGAACGGCTGCGCTGGACGACCCAGGCCGCCCCCGACGGCCCCGGCGACCGGCAGGTCCGCCTGCGCGTGGCCTGGGCAGGCGTGAACCGGGCGGACCTGATGCAGCGCGCCGGCCACTATCCGCCGCCTCCCGGGGCCTCGGGGATCCTCGGCCTGGAGGTCAGCGGCATCGTCACCGAGGCGGGACCGGGCGTCGAGGGGCTCGGCGTCGGGGATCGCGTCTGCGCGCTGCTCGAGGGCGGCGGCTACGCCGAGGAGGTGGTCGTGGACGAGCGCCAGGTGCTGCCCCTGCCCGAGGGCATCGGCCTGCGCGAGGCGGCGGCGCTGCCGGAGGTGTTCGCCACTGCCTGGCTGAACCTCTTCATGGAAGGGGGCCTGGCGGCCGGCGAGCGGGTCCTGCTGCATGCCGGGGCCAGCGGGGTGGGCACCGCCGCCATCCAGCTGTGTCGCGCCTTCGGCCACCCCTGCTTCGTCACCGCGGGCAGCCAGGCCAAGCTGGAGGCCTGCCGCTCGCTCGGTGCCGAGGCCGGCTGGAACCGCCATGACGGCAGCTTCGTGGAGGCGGTGAAGACCTGGGGAGGCGCCGACGTGATCCTCGATCCGGTGGGCGCGAGCTACCTGGCCGACAACCAGCGGGTGCTCAATGCCGACGGCCGCCTGCTGCTGATCGGGCTGATGGGAGGACGCAAGGCGGAGCTCGACCTGGGGCGGATGCTGATGAAGCGTCAGCGGCTGATCGGCTCGACCCTGCGTGCCCGGCCGCCCGAGGCCAAGGGGGCCATCCTCGCGGCCCTGCGCGAGCATGTCTGGCCCCGGCTGGCCAGCGGCCAGCTGCGCCCCCTGGTGGACCGCAGCTGGCCGGTCGACCAGGCCGAGGCCGCCCAGGCGCATGTGCAGGACGACGCCAATATCGGCAAGGTTCTGCTCTCGGTCAGCGGCGAGACGTGA
- a CDS encoding TIGR00730 family Rossman fold protein: MSRFCVYLGSREGRDPHFLEAAQRLGDELARRGHGLVYGGARVGMMGRLADAVMAAGGEAIGVMPDHLVEREQAHHGLTELVRVRNMHERKASMAAHADAFIALPGGIGTLEELFETWTWQYLGLHDKPIGVLDTAGFYAPLLTFLDSTVEQGFLNGRTRAALIDATEPADLLDALEARLASGD; the protein is encoded by the coding sequence ATGTCGAGATTCTGCGTCTACCTGGGGTCCCGGGAGGGCCGTGACCCGCACTTCCTCGAGGCCGCGCAACGGCTCGGGGACGAACTGGCCCGGCGCGGCCATGGGCTGGTCTACGGCGGCGCCCGCGTCGGGATGATGGGTCGCCTGGCCGATGCCGTGATGGCGGCCGGTGGCGAGGCCATCGGCGTGATGCCCGACCACCTGGTCGAGCGCGAGCAGGCCCACCATGGGCTGACCGAGCTGGTCCGGGTGCGCAACATGCACGAGCGCAAGGCCAGCATGGCCGCCCATGCCGATGCGTTCATCGCCCTGCCCGGCGGCATCGGCACCCTGGAGGAGCTCTTCGAGACCTGGACCTGGCAGTACCTCGGCCTCCACGACAAGCCCATCGGCGTGCTCGATACCGCCGGCTTCTATGCCCCGCTGCTGACTTTCCTCGACAGCACCGTGGAACAGGGCTTCCTCAATGGCCGCACCCGGGCAGCGCTGATCGATGCCACCGAACCCGCCGACCTGCTGGACGCCCTGGAGGCCCGGCTGGCCAGCGGCGACTGA
- a CDS encoding DUF501 domain-containing protein — protein MVIRTDQAPDERQLAIIAEQLGRAPRGIEALAATDGEGTPLVLRMAPIVDGKPFPTLYWLCSERLKVEISHIEAAGVIKQLETRLQEDPDFLAAYHRSHDAYVAARWDFMSEAQRAEVFRLGYDRVLTERGIGGIANRDQVRCLHTQYAHHLCGENVIGQWLDEHYGVADCLS, from the coding sequence ATGGTGATCCGAACCGATCAGGCCCCTGACGAGCGCCAGCTGGCCATCATCGCCGAGCAGCTCGGCCGTGCGCCCCGCGGCATCGAGGCCCTGGCCGCCACCGACGGCGAGGGCACCCCGCTGGTGCTGCGCATGGCCCCCATCGTCGACGGCAAGCCCTTCCCCACGCTCTACTGGCTCTGCTCGGAGCGCCTCAAGGTCGAGATCTCGCACATCGAGGCCGCCGGGGTGATCAAGCAGCTGGAGACCCGCCTGCAGGAGGACCCCGACTTCCTCGCCGCCTATCACCGCAGCCATGACGCCTATGTGGCGGCCCGCTGGGACTTCATGAGCGAGGCCCAGCGGGCGGAGGTCTTCCGCCTCGGGTATGATCGCGTCCTCACCGAGCGCGGCATCGGCGGCATCGCCAACCGGGACCAGGTCCGCTGCCTGCATACCCAGTATGCCCACCACCTGTGCGGCGAGAACGTCATCGGCCAGTGGCTCGACGAGCACTACGGGGTCGCCGACTGCCTGTCGTGA
- the ybaK gene encoding Cys-tRNA(Pro) deacylase: MTPAVKVLEKAGVAFHLDSYEHDPRTPAFGEEAARALGLSPDEVFKTLLARLDDGRLVVAIVPVSAQLDLKALARAAGGRKAGLADPAEAERTTGYVVGGISPLGQRKRLPAFLDASASNLEAIHVSGGRRGLEIRLAPGDLLRLTGAREAPLARR; encoded by the coding sequence ATGACCCCGGCAGTGAAGGTACTGGAGAAGGCCGGCGTGGCCTTCCACCTGGACAGCTACGAGCACGACCCTCGCACCCCCGCCTTCGGCGAGGAGGCCGCCCGGGCCCTGGGCCTCTCCCCCGACGAGGTATTCAAGACCCTGCTCGCCCGCCTGGACGACGGCCGCCTGGTGGTGGCCATCGTGCCGGTCTCGGCCCAGCTCGACCTCAAGGCCCTGGCCCGGGCCGCCGGGGGGCGCAAGGCCGGTCTCGCCGACCCCGCCGAGGCCGAGCGAACCACCGGCTACGTGGTGGGCGGCATCAGCCCGCTGGGCCAGCGAAAGCGCCTGCCCGCCTTCCTCGACGCCAGCGCCTCGAACCTCGAGGCGATCCACGTCAGCGGCGGCCGGCGGGGGCTGGAGATCCGCCTCGCCCCCGGCGACCTGCTCCGCCTGACCGGCGCCCGCGAGGCCCCGCTGGCCAGGCGCTGA
- a CDS encoding acyl-CoA thioesterase, translating to MFVRTVEPAFYDTDALGHVNNTRLPAWFELARNDLFRLFTPDLDPRKWRLIMARMEVDYRAELQYGREIEIRTYVSRLGNSSFTVSQEARQDGKLTNLGHTVMVHFDHDTKQAIPIEGELREALEAHRQEEPADA from the coding sequence ATGTTCGTACGCACCGTCGAACCCGCCTTCTACGACACCGATGCCCTGGGCCACGTCAACAACACCCGGCTGCCGGCCTGGTTCGAGCTGGCCCGCAACGACCTCTTCCGCCTCTTCACGCCGGACCTGGACCCGCGCAAGTGGCGGCTGATCATGGCGCGCATGGAGGTCGACTACCGGGCCGAGCTGCAGTATGGCCGCGAGATCGAGATCCGCACCTATGTCTCGCGGCTCGGCAACAGCTCCTTCACGGTCAGCCAGGAGGCCCGCCAGGACGGGAAGCTGACCAACCTCGGCCACACCGTGATGGTGCATTTCGACCACGACACCAAGCAGGCCATTCCCATCGAGGGAGAACTGCGCGAGGCCCTGGAGGCCCACCGCCAGGAGGAGCCGGCAGACGCATGA
- a CDS encoding MalY/PatB family protein: MEFDFATPVERRHPSGGPWPSQKWHRYGEEVLPLWVADMDFASPPAVIEALQARVAHGVFGYGLVPDSLRESLCAWSVEHYGWTIEPGWQLWLAGVVPALHLASLALTEPGDGVLTVTPIYPPFLRVAERTGRLPQQAALQAPGAPGGRWWLDLEALEAAITPETRLLLWCQPHNPTGRVWTREELAGLAELVERHDLLVVSDELHCDLLLDEGARHTPLAAAFPELAARTLTLWAPSKTFNLAGLTTACAVIPDAGLRRRMAAAARGLQPDGNVLGLVAAEAAHAHGDPWRQALLEVLRGHRRTLVDRVAGWPGVAMSPPESTYLAWLDLREAPALQGGESSPQRQLLERAGVALSDGADFGWPGFARLNFGTTATQLEAALARLDGELKG; encoded by the coding sequence ATGGAATTCGATTTTGCCACGCCCGTCGAGCGTCGCCACCCCTCGGGCGGCCCCTGGCCCTCGCAGAAGTGGCATCGCTACGGCGAGGAGGTGCTGCCGCTGTGGGTCGCCGACATGGACTTCGCCTCGCCGCCGGCGGTCATCGAGGCGCTGCAGGCGCGGGTAGCGCACGGCGTCTTCGGCTATGGCCTGGTGCCCGACTCGCTGCGCGAGAGCCTCTGCGCCTGGAGCGTCGAGCACTACGGCTGGACCATCGAGCCGGGCTGGCAGCTCTGGCTGGCGGGCGTGGTGCCGGCCCTTCACCTGGCGAGCCTGGCGCTCACCGAGCCGGGGGACGGGGTTCTGACCGTCACACCCATCTATCCGCCGTTCCTGCGCGTCGCCGAGCGCACCGGGCGCCTGCCCCAGCAGGCGGCCCTGCAGGCGCCGGGCGCCCCGGGGGGGCGCTGGTGGCTCGACCTCGAGGCCCTGGAGGCGGCGATCACCCCCGAGACCCGGCTGCTGCTGTGGTGCCAGCCCCACAACCCCACCGGGCGAGTCTGGACGCGCGAGGAGCTGGCGGGGCTGGCCGAGCTGGTGGAGCGCCACGACCTGCTGGTGGTCTCCGACGAGCTGCACTGCGACCTGCTGCTGGACGAGGGGGCCCGCCACACGCCGCTGGCCGCCGCCTTTCCCGAACTGGCCGCTCGCACCCTGACGCTATGGGCGCCCTCCAAGACCTTCAACCTGGCGGGGCTCACCACGGCCTGTGCGGTGATCCCCGACGCCGGGCTGCGTCGGCGCATGGCCGCGGCGGCCCGGGGGCTGCAGCCCGACGGCAACGTGCTCGGGCTGGTGGCCGCCGAGGCGGCCCATGCCCATGGCGACCCCTGGCGGCAGGCGCTGCTCGAGGTCCTGCGAGGCCATCGTCGGACCCTGGTGGACCGGGTGGCCGGCTGGCCGGGGGTGGCCATGAGCCCTCCCGAGTCCACCTACCTGGCCTGGCTGGACCTTCGCGAGGCACCTGCCTTGCAGGGGGGCGAGTCCTCTCCCCAGCGTCAGCTGCTGGAACGGGCGGGGGTCGCGCTCTCCGACGGCGCCGACTTCGGCTGGCCAGGGTTCGCCCGCCTCAACTTCGGCACCACGGCGACCCAGCTGGAGGCGGCCCTGGCCCGGCTGGATGGCGAGCTCAAGGGCTGA
- a CDS encoding tetratricopeptide repeat protein, producing the protein MPIVDPRTGEPLTDDLSAGESQAGPSGDQSADMILDVDAGNIQQLLETSMQVPVLLDCRSPAEEASRQLSQVLEKLAREYNGAFLLGRLDVDENREIAGQLGVRSVPDVKLVSQGGLVDHFQGALPEKQIREWLGRYFPAPEKAPQTPEDQAAEALATGDAATARALYQELVQQYPQHTPYQVELARALVAEGEAEQARALLDNLPPEERDAAPARGVRASIEFGEQAPSAEELAALGDRDDSEAQFKRALRQLADGHYEAGLEALLGLMKRDRAYGEDAARRTLLQGFDALGADHPLTVAYRRKLFALLY; encoded by the coding sequence ATGCCCATCGTCGACCCCCGTACCGGTGAGCCGCTCACCGACGACCTCTCCGCCGGCGAGTCCCAGGCCGGGCCCTCCGGCGACCAGAGTGCCGACATGATCCTCGATGTCGATGCCGGCAACATCCAGCAGCTGCTCGAGACCTCGATGCAGGTCCCGGTCCTGCTAGACTGCCGAAGCCCGGCCGAGGAGGCCAGCCGGCAGCTGAGCCAGGTCCTGGAAAAGCTGGCACGGGAATACAACGGGGCCTTCCTGCTGGGCCGTCTCGACGTCGACGAGAACCGGGAGATCGCCGGCCAGCTCGGCGTGCGCTCGGTGCCGGACGTCAAGCTGGTCAGCCAGGGCGGCCTGGTCGACCACTTCCAGGGCGCCCTGCCGGAGAAGCAGATCCGCGAGTGGCTGGGCCGCTACTTCCCGGCTCCGGAGAAGGCCCCGCAGACGCCCGAGGACCAGGCCGCCGAGGCCCTGGCCACCGGTGACGCCGCCACCGCCCGCGCCCTCTACCAGGAGCTGGTGCAGCAGTATCCCCAGCACACGCCCTATCAGGTGGAGCTGGCCCGCGCCTTGGTGGCCGAAGGCGAGGCCGAGCAGGCCCGCGCGCTGCTCGACAACCTGCCCCCGGAAGAGCGGGATGCCGCCCCGGCCCGCGGCGTGCGCGCCAGCATCGAATTCGGCGAGCAGGCGCCCTCCGCCGAGGAACTGGCCGCCCTGGGCGACCGCGATGACAGCGAGGCGCAGTTCAAGCGCGCCCTGCGCCAGCTGGCCGATGGCCACTACGAGGCCGGACTGGAGGCCCTGCTGGGCCTGATGAAGCGCGACCGGGCCTACGGCGAGGATGCCGCCCGCCGCACCCTGCTGCAGGGCTTCGACGCCCTGGGGGCGGATCATCCGCTGACGGTCGCCTACCGTCGCAAGCTCTTCGCCCTGCTCTACTGA
- a CDS encoding DUF3750 domain-containing protein encodes MRRIWRVISGMAVVLALLLAGPLWMLASGEVDRGGHWSSASRAPAGLAPSPAEASEAVVQLYAARAWGWRGAFGVHTWIATRDAGAEAWRMHHVLSWRRPSLVSRSTATPDRAWYGSAPTLHADYRGEAAAAMIGPIEAAVAAYPAPSTYRAWPGPNSNTFIAWLIREVDGLEAALPVTAVGKDYLLEGPLAEAPGGLGVTASLVGLLGVTLGRDEGLELNLLGLSLGIDPRRPALKLPGIGRLGMAPAVKGRGEG; translated from the coding sequence GTGCGACGAATATGGCGCGTGATCTCCGGCATGGCGGTGGTGCTCGCCCTGCTGCTGGCCGGGCCGCTGTGGATGCTGGCCAGCGGCGAGGTGGACCGGGGCGGCCACTGGTCCTCGGCCAGCCGTGCCCCGGCCGGCCTGGCGCCGTCCCCTGCCGAGGCCTCCGAGGCGGTGGTACAGCTCTACGCGGCCAGGGCCTGGGGATGGCGCGGGGCCTTCGGGGTGCATACCTGGATCGCGACGCGGGACGCCGGGGCCGAGGCCTGGCGCATGCACCATGTGCTCAGCTGGCGCCGTCCGTCGCTGGTCTCCCGGTCGACCGCCACGCCCGACCGGGCCTGGTACGGCAGCGCGCCCACGCTGCACGCCGACTACCGTGGCGAGGCGGCGGCGGCGATGATCGGCCCGATAGAGGCCGCGGTGGCGGCCTATCCAGCGCCCTCGACCTATCGGGCCTGGCCAGGGCCCAACAGCAATACCTTCATCGCCTGGCTGATCCGGGAGGTGGACGGGCTCGAGGCCGCGCTGCCGGTGACGGCCGTGGGCAAGGACTACCTGCTGGAGGGGCCGCTGGCAGAGGCGCCGGGTGGCCTCGGCGTCACCGCCTCCCTGGTCGGCCTGCTGGGGGTGACCCTGGGGCGTGACGAGGGGCTCGAGCTCAACCTGCTGGGCCTCTCCCTGGGAATCGATCCGCGACGCCCGGCGCTCAAACTGCCGGGCATCGGCCGGCTGGGCATGGCCCCCGCCGTCAAGGGGCGGGGCGAGGGGTGA
- the phbB gene encoding acetoacetyl-CoA reductase — protein MTTQAPVAWVTGGTGGIGSAICRELASQGYMVVAGYHNPEKAKTWLETQKSEGLDNIDIAGIDLVDYDACVKGVKEIEEKHGPVAVLVNCAGITRDGTLKKMSPEQWSEVIDTNLNSVFNTCRSVIESMLDKGYGRIINISSINGRKGQFGQVNYAAAKAGMHGLTMSLAQETATKGITVNTVSPGYIATDMIMNIPEKVREAIRETIPVKRYGTPEEIGRLVAFLADKDQGFITGANIDINGGQFMG, from the coding sequence ATGACAACTCAAGCACCCGTCGCCTGGGTCACCGGTGGTACCGGAGGCATCGGCAGCGCCATCTGCCGCGAGCTGGCCTCACAGGGCTACATGGTGGTTGCGGGTTACCACAACCCGGAGAAGGCCAAGACCTGGCTGGAGACCCAGAAGTCCGAGGGCCTCGACAACATCGACATCGCCGGGATCGACCTGGTCGACTACGATGCCTGCGTGAAAGGGGTCAAGGAGATCGAGGAGAAGCACGGTCCGGTTGCCGTGCTGGTCAACTGTGCCGGGATCACCCGGGACGGCACGCTGAAGAAGATGTCGCCGGAACAGTGGAGCGAGGTCATCGACACCAACCTCAACAGCGTCTTCAACACCTGCCGCAGCGTGATCGAGAGCATGCTCGACAAGGGCTACGGCCGGATCATCAACATCTCTTCCATCAACGGCCGCAAGGGCCAGTTCGGCCAGGTCAACTACGCGGCGGCCAAGGCGGGCATGCACGGCCTGACCATGTCGCTGGCCCAGGAGACCGCCACCAAGGGCATCACCGTGAACACGGTCTCGCCCGGCTACATCGCCACCGACATGATCATGAACATTCCGGAGAAAGTGCGCGAGGCCATCCGCGAGACCATCCCGGTCAAGCGCTACGGCACCCCCGAGGAGATCGGTCGCCTGGTCGCCTTCCTGGCCGACAAGGACCAGGGCTTCATCACCGGCGCCAACATCGACATCAACGGTGGCCAGTTCATGGGCTGA